Proteins encoded by one window of Ignavibacteriota bacterium:
- a CDS encoding response regulator: MTNNQTTILLVDDSETFLKGLNNFLSKNLSNVNIRAVNSGMEAIRVLGNNIVELIIMDVFMPVFDGMEMAKIIRSNPRTSRIPIIFMTSAEISPELEMKSLEYGGIDFISKSFDESKLLRMINLYLRFINWEKEINLQLENKIAELNGEIKQRKEIEAALVKTTNLLQDANKTKDKFFSIIAHDLKNPLGSFRNLTDMILEYYNTFSDKELIEFITILRESSNNLYSLLENLLVWSRSQTGNIKLNKNDFNVKFLAEQIKSLISQIAEDKKISLYFDIDDELEVDADINMISTVIRNLMTNAIKFTSFGGKVELSVKKNDNLAIFKVSDNGVGMSVEDLNNLFKVGTSNTKLGTNMETGTGLGLIICRDFIEAHNSKIEVSSEDGKGTEFSFSLPVTL; this comes from the coding sequence ATGACTAACAATCAAACTACAATTCTCTTAGTTGATGATAGCGAAACCTTCCTCAAAGGTTTGAATAACTTTTTATCTAAAAATTTGTCCAATGTCAATATCCGTGCTGTAAATTCCGGTATGGAAGCAATCCGTGTTCTTGGAAATAACATAGTAGAATTAATCATTATGGATGTCTTTATGCCAGTCTTTGATGGAATGGAGATGGCAAAGATAATTCGAAGTAACCCTCGAACAAGCAGAATTCCAATAATTTTTATGACATCGGCTGAGATTAGTCCCGAACTTGAAATGAAATCGTTAGAGTATGGCGGTATTGATTTTATAAGCAAATCATTTGATGAATCAAAACTGCTTAGAATGATAAATCTTTATCTGAGATTTATAAATTGGGAAAAAGAAATCAATCTTCAGCTTGAAAACAAAATTGCTGAACTTAATGGTGAAATCAAACAAAGAAAAGAAATAGAAGCTGCACTTGTAAAGACAACTAACCTTCTTCAGGATGCAAATAAAACCAAAGACAAGTTCTTTTCAATTATTGCTCACGATTTGAAAAATCCTTTAGGCTCTTTCAGAAATCTTACCGATATGATCCTTGAGTATTATAATACATTTAGTGATAAGGAATTAATAGAATTTATTACTATTTTGAGAGAATCATCCAATAATCTTTACTCACTTTTAGAAAATCTGCTTGTCTGGTCAAGATCGCAAACAGGAAATATTAAGCTTAATAAAAATGATTTCAATGTAAAATTTCTGGCTGAGCAAATTAAATCATTGATTTCTCAAATTGCTGAGGATAAGAAAATTTCCCTATATTTTGATATTGATGATGAGTTGGAAGTTGATGCTGATATCAATATGATTAGTACTGTTATTAGAAATTTAATGACAAATGCAATTAAATTTACTTCGTTTGGTGGTAAAGTTGAATTAAGCGTTAAGAAAAATGATAATCTGGCAATATTCAAAGTTTCAGACAATGGAGTTGGAATGTCCGTGGAAGATTTGAATAATTTGTTCAAAGTTGGTACATCTAATACCAAGCTTGGCACTAATATGGAAACCGGAACCGGGCTCGGATTGATAATCTGCAGAGATTTTATTGAGGCTCATAACTCAAAAATAGAAGTATCTTCAGAAGATGGCAAAGGAACTGAATTTTCATTTTCACTGCCTGTAACTTTATAA
- a CDS encoding HmuY family protein yields MKNYIIYIIVSGFIITGCFDTELPVKPYPRGDTKVTVVEMSPDYTNQIYFNFEKNLVIKENHRDAWDLAFQCYDEEYFILLNGAKLMEAADMGPVDFSSVTSRSGAEFKYDSTNGDFENYSIGKWWVDGGNEAQSKNHVYIINRGRDIEGKRMGFVKMQLLSANFEGYKIKFAELDGSNESTASIPRNNKYNYIMFSFDYPEQALELEPEKQDWDILFTRYLAFLPFNNSLLPYGVTGVMINHTLTEVTSDSLRPFSDIVLNDIDNYSFSKSPGFIGHEWKDFELNGEIYTAKDYVTYIFKDVNDFYWKFRFIDFYNDDKQRGYPKFEFKKL; encoded by the coding sequence ATGAAAAATTATATCATATATATAATAGTATCAGGTTTTATAATTACAGGCTGTTTTGATACAGAGCTGCCAGTGAAGCCTTATCCTCGTGGAGATACTAAGGTGACTGTTGTTGAAATGTCGCCTGATTATACAAATCAGATATATTTCAATTTTGAAAAAAACTTAGTTATTAAAGAAAATCACCGTGACGCATGGGATTTAGCTTTTCAGTGCTATGACGAGGAATATTTTATCCTTCTGAACGGTGCCAAGCTTATGGAAGCAGCCGATATGGGTCCTGTTGATTTCAGCTCTGTAACAAGCAGAAGCGGAGCTGAATTTAAATATGATTCGACAAACGGTGATTTTGAAAACTATTCTATAGGAAAATGGTGGGTGGATGGTGGCAATGAAGCTCAATCAAAAAATCATGTATATATCATTAATCGGGGAAGGGATATAGAAGGAAAGAGGATGGGATTTGTGAAAATGCAACTTTTATCTGCAAATTTTGAAGGCTATAAAATTAAATTTGCAGAGCTTGACGGTAGCAATGAATCCACTGCTTCAATTCCAAGAAATAACAAGTATAATTACATAATGTTTTCTTTTGACTATCCTGAACAAGCTCTTGAATTAGAGCCGGAAAAGCAGGATTGGGATATTCTGTTTACAAGGTATCTTGCATTCCTGCCGTTTAATAATTCGCTTTTGCCTTATGGTGTGACAGGTGTGATGATTAATCATACATTAACTGAAGTTACAAGCGATTCATTAAGACCATTTTCTGATATTGTTTTAAATGATATTGACAATTATTCATTCTCTAAATCCCCCGGTTTCATTGGGCACGAATGGAAAGACTTTGAACTTAATGGTGAAATTTATACCGCAAAAGATTATGTTACGTATATTTTCAAGGATGTTAACGACTTTTACTGGAAATTTAGGTTTATTGACTTTTATAATGATGATAAGCAGAGAGGGTATCCAAAATTTGAGTTTAAAAAATTATAA
- the pyrB gene encoding aspartate carbamoyltransferase, producing the protein MKGKSLISINDYTKQEQIEILELASHFEKNPTQMILDGYVVATLFFEPSTRTRLSFESAVNRLGGKIIGFSDTSSTSVQKGETLKDTILTVSNYSDLIVMRNPIEGSARYASEVATVPVINAGDGANQHPTQTLLDLYSIKQTQGTLDNLHVAFVGDLKYGRTVHSLVIALCNYNTTFHLVSPDELKLPSSVKMHIKNNNLDYHQYTDMSDIISKSDILYMTRIQRERFSDPLEYERVKDLYILEKSMLENVKENMKILHPLPRVNEISENVDDLPQAYYFQQALNGVFVRQALITTILGLK; encoded by the coding sequence ATGAAAGGTAAAAGTTTAATATCTATTAACGACTATACCAAACAAGAACAGATTGAGATTTTGGAACTTGCATCTCACTTCGAGAAAAATCCAACTCAAATGATACTTGACGGATATGTTGTAGCAACTCTTTTCTTCGAGCCATCAACACGCACACGACTCAGCTTTGAAAGTGCTGTAAATCGCCTTGGAGGAAAGATTATAGGTTTTTCCGATACATCATCAACAAGTGTTCAGAAAGGAGAAACTCTCAAGGATACTATTCTTACAGTAAGCAACTACTCAGACTTAATTGTAATGAGAAATCCTATCGAAGGTAGTGCAAGATATGCCAGCGAAGTGGCTACTGTTCCGGTAATAAACGCCGGTGACGGAGCAAACCAGCATCCTACCCAAACTCTTCTCGACCTATATTCCATCAAGCAAACTCAAGGCACACTTGATAATTTGCATGTAGCATTTGTCGGTGACCTGAAATACGGCAGAACTGTACATTCCCTTGTAATTGCTCTTTGCAACTATAATACTACATTTCATCTTGTGTCACCGGATGAGCTAAAACTGCCGAGTTCCGTTAAAATGCATATAAAAAATAATAATCTGGATTACCATCAATATACCGATATGTCAGATATAATAAGTAAATCAGACATTTTATATATGACAAGAATTCAGCGTGAGAGATTTTCAGACCCGCTGGAGTACGAGAGAGTTAAGGATTTGTATATTTTAGAAAAAAGCATGCTCGAAAATGTAAAGGAAAACATGAAAATCCTGCATCCTCTACCAAGAGTGAACGAGATTTCTGAAAATGTTGATGACTTGCCACAGGCATATTATTTTCAACAGGCACTTAACGGCGTATTTGTGAGACAAGCATTGATAACAACTATTTTAGGGTTAAAATAA
- the pyrH gene encoding UMP kinase codes for MVSYKRILLKLSGEALMGERQFGIDPGVLKTFAAEIAEIYHLGVQIGIVIGGGNIFRGIQAAAHGIHKVSGDQMGMLATVINSIAFQNALEELGVTTRLQTAIKMEQIAEPLIRRRAIRHLEKNRVVLFGAGTGNPYFTTDTAAVLRAIEIEAQIIIKATRVDGVYDSDPEKNADAVKYDEITYREIIEKDLRVMDHTAITLCHENKLPMSVMNINTKGNLKRLIFGEKIGTIISDNK; via the coding sequence ATGGTTTCATATAAAAGAATATTATTAAAACTCAGCGGTGAAGCACTGATGGGCGAACGTCAATTTGGAATAGACCCGGGTGTACTCAAGACATTTGCCGCTGAAATAGCAGAAATTTATCATCTTGGTGTTCAGATTGGTATTGTAATTGGTGGCGGAAATATATTCCGCGGAATTCAGGCTGCCGCTCATGGAATTCACAAAGTAAGCGGTGACCAGATGGGTATGCTCGCTACTGTAATCAATAGCATTGCCTTTCAAAATGCACTCGAAGAACTCGGTGTTACGACACGCCTTCAGACTGCAATCAAAATGGAGCAAATAGCCGAACCGTTAATTAGACGACGTGCTATTCGACACCTCGAAAAGAATCGTGTTGTACTCTTCGGAGCCGGTACTGGCAACCCTTATTTTACAACAGATACAGCCGCTGTGCTAAGAGCTATCGAAATTGAAGCTCAGATTATTATCAAAGCCACTCGTGTGGACGGCGTTTATGACAGTGACCCTGAAAAAAATGCTGATGCTGTCAAATATGACGAAATTACATATCGTGAAATAATTGAAAAAGACCTTAGAGTTATGGATCATACAGCCATTACGCTGTGTCATGAAAATAAACTTCCGATGAGTGTTATGAATATTAACACAAAAGGTAATTTAAAACGTCTTATCTTTGGTGAAAAGATAGGTACAATTATAAGTGATAATAAATAA
- a CDS encoding tetrathionate reductase family octaheme c-type cytochrome, whose translation MIFIVLFTLVALLITNIDTTTKVSSVDHSEMVSGPFDTPQDVTRACIGCHDEQADEVLKSRHWLWLGDEFEVEGKGKVKFGKRNNFNNFCININSNEPRCTSCHPGYGWKDASFDFTDAENIDCLVCHAQNGTYKKSPAGAGMPADGIDLEKAAQSVGRSTKENCGSCHFEGGGGTAVKHGDLDPTLLDKSKQVDVHMNKHGLQCTNCHKTDKHQISGASHGSIAAGLNHTSCTDCHDDSKKQIHKNATISKHLGAVACESCHIPNVARDYFTATYWDWSTAGLKDDVKFDDKHLAYSKQKGDIKWEKNVKPVYRWFNGRADYYMLGDKIAGRPLLLNKLRGDVSDAKSKIYPFKNMKGKQIYDTENNYLIVPKLFGEGGFWKDFDWNKAAELGMKEVNLAYSGNYGFIETEMLYPINHMVVSKGETLKCNDCHGNKGSFDWKALGYNDDPLKKGGRVRNKLVK comes from the coding sequence ATGATTTTTATCGTATTGTTTACTTTGGTTGCTTTGTTGATTACAAATATTGATACAACAACCAAGGTTAGCAGTGTTGACCACTCCGAAATGGTTTCTGGACCATTTGATACTCCTCAGGATGTTACACGGGCTTGTATCGGTTGCCATGATGAACAGGCAGACGAAGTACTCAAATCCCGTCACTGGCTTTGGCTCGGCGATGAATTTGAAGTAGAGGGCAAAGGTAAAGTAAAATTCGGCAAACGTAATAATTTTAATAATTTCTGTATCAATATTAACTCCAATGAGCCAAGATGCACAAGCTGCCACCCGGGTTACGGCTGGAAAGATGCAAGTTTTGATTTTACCGATGCTGAAAATATTGACTGCCTTGTTTGTCATGCTCAAAATGGAACTTACAAAAAAAGTCCTGCCGGTGCAGGTATGCCTGCTGACGGAATTGACCTTGAAAAAGCAGCTCAATCAGTTGGACGTTCCACAAAAGAGAATTGCGGAAGTTGCCATTTTGAAGGTGGCGGTGGAACTGCCGTCAAGCATGGCGATTTAGACCCTACATTACTTGATAAGTCCAAACAGGTTGATGTTCACATGAACAAGCACGGTTTGCAGTGTACAAATTGCCACAAAACTGATAAACATCAGATTTCAGGAGCGAGCCATGGCTCAATTGCAGCGGGACTTAATCATACTTCCTGCACAGATTGCCACGACGACAGTAAAAAGCAAATCCACAAAAATGCAACTATTAGTAAGCACTTGGGTGCAGTTGCCTGCGAATCCTGTCATATTCCCAATGTAGCACGCGATTACTTTACAGCTACTTATTGGGATTGGTCAACTGCCGGATTGAAAGATGATGTCAAATTTGACGATAAGCATCTTGCTTATTCCAAACAAAAAGGGGATATCAAATGGGAGAAAAACGTTAAGCCTGTTTACAGATGGTTCAATGGCAGAGCGGATTATTATATGCTTGGCGACAAAATAGCCGGTAGACCGCTTTTGTTAAACAAACTAAGGGGCGATGTCAGTGATGCAAAAAGTAAGATTTATCCTTTTAAAAATATGAAAGGTAAACAAATTTATGATACTGAAAATAATTATCTCATAGTTCCGAAATTGTTCGGAGAAGGCGGCTTCTGGAAGGATTTTGATTGGAATAAAGCTGCTGAACTCGGTATGAAAGAAGTAAATCTAGCTTATTCGGGTAATTATGGATTTATTGAAACCGAAATGCTTTACCCAATTAATCACATGGTCGTCTCAAAAGGTGAAACTTTGAAATGTAATGACTGCCATGGTAATAAAGGCAGTTTTGACTGGAAGGCGCTTGGCTATAATGATGACCCATTAAAAAAAGGCGGAAGAGTCAGAAATAAATTAGTGAAGTAA
- a CDS encoding class I SAM-dependent methyltransferase: protein MNINLQNYIKSGYRSVEGWYSQDSLRIINHINSYQINNLISGNIAEIGVHHGRSLILLSLMMASNEKCFAIDLFENQFENPELSGKGNLAIVKNNLTKFNCPIERIEIISSNSKDVNADYLIGKSGEKIRFFSLDGGHSADVVESDLKLAEYCLAKGGIALLDDYFDQSWPGVSEGLMRHLLLNDSNLIPFAIFDDKIMMTNSRELIIRYQEHLNKLQPEFLIKSIKFMDADCIVISKSNSKIKDKLRQSKLWQIMKNKNIGKLLRKSVK from the coding sequence ATGAATATTAATCTGCAAAATTATATAAAATCAGGTTATAGATCAGTTGAGGGCTGGTATTCTCAGGATTCTCTCCGGATTATAAATCATATTAATTCTTATCAAATTAATAATTTAATTTCCGGAAATATTGCTGAAATAGGAGTTCATCATGGTCGTTCCTTGATTTTACTTTCGCTGATGATGGCAAGTAACGAAAAATGCTTTGCAATAGATTTATTTGAAAATCAATTTGAGAATCCGGAGTTATCAGGCAAAGGTAACCTTGCAATCGTAAAGAATAATTTGACAAAGTTTAACTGCCCGATTGAAAGAATTGAAATTATAAGTTCGAATTCAAAAGATGTAAATGCAGATTACTTGATTGGTAAATCAGGTGAAAAGATACGTTTTTTCTCACTTGATGGCGGTCATAGTGCTGACGTCGTCGAAAGCGATTTGAAATTAGCCGAGTACTGTCTTGCTAAGGGTGGTATAGCGTTATTAGACGACTATTTTGACCAGTCATGGCCAGGAGTTTCAGAGGGACTTATGAGGCATTTACTTCTCAATGATTCCAACTTGATTCCTTTTGCAATATTTGATGATAAAATAATGATGACCAACAGTAGAGAATTAATTATTCGATATCAAGAACATCTGAATAAATTACAACCCGAATTTTTAATCAAATCAATAAAATTTATGGATGCGGATTGCATTGTGATTTCAAAATCAAATAGTAAGATTAAGGATAAATTAAGGCAAAGCAAATTATGGCAAATCATGAAGAATAAAAATATCGGTAAATTGTTAAGAAAATCAGTAAAATAA
- a CDS encoding TonB-dependent receptor: MKYILYPIFLLFILTNSESKTRIEIFDSESGEPISYARFVILKAMNSKDTLVSQMTNKTGTAVVDCNLPFLISVNHTGYEKFAKTINTEEDCKILLNRKVFVLDEIVTTGQFTPQSSQKSVYKINAISEERIVAQSAFNLRELMMTEMNIRVSQDNILGSSMSINGLSGQNVKIMIDGVPVVGRLNGNIDLSQINLNNARRVEIVEGPMSAIYGTDALGGVVNIITKDVVEDSYFINGNSFYESVGIYNFDGIVGYNFGRNNIIASGGRNFFDGFSEIDTSRFKRWKPKEQYFGDVQLNHFGDNFSIRYQGQYFNEYILNRGMPRAPYRETAFDDHYKTLRLTNTLSMKGEVAKNRFYDIIANYSTFTRTKNTYFKDLVTLNERMTADPADQDTNTFDNWMLRAVYSHDNILKSVSYQAGIDLHLSTAAGRRIDLREREVGDYALFGSLQASVFDNLILQPSVRFIHNTKYEAPVVPSLNIKYDLNSKWSFRGSYAKGFRAPSLQELHFMFVDINHNILGNTDLKAETSDSYILGINYHSTSEMHSFKIESGLFYNNVKDLISLANIEGDLYSYINIGEFHTMGGNIALSYIRENINSRIGFSYTGRQYRSSGLIGSTEVIFTPEVMTNLIYNLPFWDLRLNAFYKFTGRLVGFFAVSDVEYDQFEIGDFHTMDMSLSRDFIDKMITFTLGIRNLFDVTEVDRIGSTGGFHADGSATNPVAWGRTFSASFRFNIK; the protein is encoded by the coding sequence ATGAAATACATACTATATCCTATATTTCTGTTATTTATTCTTACAAATTCGGAATCTAAAACAAGAATTGAAATTTTTGATTCCGAATCAGGTGAGCCAATTTCTTATGCCCGATTTGTAATTTTAAAAGCTATGAATTCAAAAGACACCTTAGTATCTCAGATGACAAATAAAACTGGTACTGCGGTTGTGGACTGTAATCTGCCTTTTTTGATTTCAGTTAACCATACAGGCTACGAGAAATTTGCAAAAACAATTAATACTGAGGAAGATTGTAAGATACTGCTTAATCGAAAAGTTTTTGTTCTTGATGAAATAGTAACAACCGGACAATTTACGCCGCAAAGCAGTCAAAAATCTGTTTATAAAATCAATGCTATTTCCGAAGAGCGAATTGTTGCCCAATCGGCTTTCAATCTGCGAGAGCTGATGATGACTGAAATGAATATCAGAGTCAGTCAGGACAATATTCTTGGTAGCAGTATGAGCATAAATGGACTTTCGGGACAGAATGTCAAAATTATGATTGATGGTGTTCCGGTGGTCGGCAGGTTGAACGGCAATATTGACCTTAGTCAGATTAATCTTAATAATGCCCGAAGAGTAGAGATTGTGGAAGGTCCTATGTCTGCAATTTACGGTACGGATGCTCTGGGTGGTGTTGTCAATATTATTACAAAAGATGTTGTTGAAGACAGTTATTTCATAAATGGAAATTCATTTTACGAATCTGTTGGTATTTATAATTTTGATGGTATTGTCGGCTATAATTTCGGCAGAAATAATATAATTGCCTCAGGCGGAAGAAACTTTTTCGATGGATTTTCAGAGATTGATACCTCTCGCTTCAAGCGCTGGAAGCCTAAGGAACAGTATTTTGGAGATGTTCAGCTTAATCACTTCGGTGATAATTTTTCAATAAGGTATCAGGGACAATATTTTAATGAATACATCCTTAATCGCGGAATGCCACGTGCACCATATCGCGAGACAGCATTTGATGACCATTATAAAACTCTGAGACTAACTAATACACTTTCAATGAAGGGTGAGGTAGCGAAAAATCGTTTTTATGATATAATAGCAAATTATTCTACCTTTACAAGAACAAAGAATACATACTTCAAAGACCTTGTTACACTCAATGAACGGATGACTGCTGACCCTGCTGATCAGGATACAAACACATTTGACAACTGGATGCTTCGGGCTGTTTACAGCCATGACAATATACTGAAATCTGTCAGTTATCAGGCAGGCATTGATTTGCACTTAAGTACTGCAGCGGGCAGGAGGATAGATCTACGTGAGCGTGAGGTTGGTGATTATGCCCTTTTCGGGTCTTTGCAAGCATCGGTTTTTGATAATTTGATTTTACAGCCATCTGTAAGATTTATTCATAATACAAAGTATGAAGCTCCTGTCGTGCCATCACTTAACATTAAATATGATTTAAACAGCAAGTGGTCTTTCAGAGGCTCATATGCTAAGGGATTCCGCGCTCCTTCGCTTCAGGAGCTTCACTTTATGTTTGTTGACATTAATCATAATATACTCGGCAATACTGATTTAAAAGCGGAAACCTCAGACAGCTATATTTTGGGCATCAACTATCATTCAACCTCAGAAATGCATTCTTTCAAGATTGAAAGTGGTTTATTTTATAACAATGTTAAGGATTTAATTTCGTTAGCCAATATTGAGGGTGATTTATATTCATATATTAATATCGGCGAATTTCATACTATGGGTGGCAATATCGCACTTAGCTATATCAGAGAAAATATTAATTCTCGAATCGGATTTTCTTATACCGGTCGGCAGTATCGCTCGAGTGGATTAATAGGTTCGACCGAAGTGATTTTTACACCTGAAGTTATGACAAACCTGATTTATAATCTGCCATTTTGGGATTTGAGACTTAATGCCTTTTACAAATTTACTGGACGCCTTGTAGGTTTTTTTGCTGTAAGTGATGTAGAGTATGATCAGTTCGAAATAGGAGATTTTCATACAATGGATATGTCACTTTCACGTGATTTTATTGATAAAATGATTACATTTACTCTCGGAATAAGAAATTTATTTGATGTAACTGAAGTTGACAGAATAGGTTCAACTGGTGGATTTCATGCAGATGGTTCTGCAACAAATCCGGTTGCCTGGGGAAGAACATTTAGTGCAAGTTTTAGATTTAATATTAAATAA
- a CDS encoding elongation factor Ts, whose product MADISASMVKDLRDKTGAGMADCKKALVDADGDMNLAIDILRKKGAASAAKRADKSANEGMIVVNTSEDGKVAAILEINCETDFVARNQEFIDYVNTVAGAFLNNDVNNAEDLYKLSHNGSSLINMHNDILAKFSERIEARRLARWKSEGFISGYIHAGNKLGVMIDISASSLNDEAQALVRDIAMQIAAMNPQFVDRSQVDTTTLEKEIEIYKQQAIEQGKKEEIAEKIAQGRLEKFFTENCLIEQAFVKDGSLNVSDVLKKISEITGTDVKVNRFLRFALGEL is encoded by the coding sequence ATGGCTGATATATCCGCTTCAATGGTCAAAGACCTGCGTGACAAAACAGGTGCAGGCATGGCAGACTGCAAGAAAGCTCTTGTAGATGCCGATGGCGATATGAATCTTGCAATTGATATCCTTAGAAAAAAAGGCGCTGCTTCTGCTGCTAAACGTGCAGATAAAAGTGCTAACGAGGGTATGATTGTTGTTAATACTTCCGAAGACGGCAAAGTTGCCGCTATTCTTGAAATTAACTGTGAAACTGACTTCGTTGCACGTAATCAGGAATTTATTGATTATGTCAATACAGTAGCAGGTGCTTTTCTGAATAATGATGTCAACAATGCAGAAGACCTTTACAAATTATCTCACAATGGTTCTTCTCTAATTAATATGCACAATGATATTCTTGCTAAATTCAGCGAAAGAATCGAAGCAAGAAGATTAGCCCGCTGGAAAAGTGAAGGTTTTATTTCCGGCTATATCCACGCTGGCAACAAACTTGGTGTAATGATTGATATTTCTGCTTCTTCACTTAATGACGAAGCTCAGGCACTTGTTCGCGATATTGCAATGCAGATTGCTGCAATGAATCCTCAGTTCGTTGATCGTTCACAAGTAGATACGACTACACTTGAAAAAGAAATCGAAATTTACAAACAGCAAGCTATTGAACAAGGTAAAAAAGAAGAAATCGCCGAAAAAATTGCTCAGGGTCGCCTTGAAAAATTCTTTACCGAAAATTGCCTGATTGAACAAGCTTTTGTTAAAGACGGTAGTTTGAATGTATCTGATGTGCTAAAGAAAATTTCTGAAATTACCGGCACTGATGTTAAAGTCAACAGATTTTTAAGATTTGCACTTGGTGAATTATAA
- the frr gene encoding ribosome recycling factor, with translation MPINDISNEGRDQMVKCVDYFKVQLGKVRTGRASGSLIDGVNVDYYGQPTPVSQVGSVSAPDARTIIIQPYDRSIISDIEKAIRAADLGFNPQNDGTIIRIPVPPLTEDRRKEFVKMCKKYAEEAKVAIRNVRRDMIDGLKAEEKSKLISEDDRKRGEDDVQKITDEYVKQVDQILDKKEKELLED, from the coding sequence ATGCCAATTAATGATATTTCAAATGAGGGCCGTGACCAAATGGTCAAGTGTGTTGACTATTTCAAAGTTCAACTCGGCAAAGTTCGTACAGGAAGAGCATCCGGTAGCCTAATTGACGGTGTAAATGTTGATTATTACGGTCAGCCAACTCCTGTTTCTCAAGTTGGAAGCGTATCAGCCCCTGATGCACGTACTATCATTATTCAGCCCTATGACAGAAGCATTATTTCTGATATTGAAAAAGCTATCAGGGCAGCTGATCTTGGATTCAATCCTCAGAATGACGGTACGATTATTCGCATTCCCGTACCGCCGCTTACTGAAGATAGAAGAAAAGAATTTGTCAAAATGTGTAAAAAATATGCTGAAGAAGCGAAAGTTGCAATCCGTAATGTTCGTCGTGACATGATTGACGGACTCAAAGCTGAAGAAAAATCCAAATTAATTAGTGAAGATGACAGAAAACGCGGTGAAGACGATGTTCAAAAAATCACTGATGAGTATGTCAAACAAGTTGACCAGATTCTTGATAAGAAAGAAAAAGAATTACTCGAAGACTAA
- a CDS encoding aspartate carbamoyltransferase regulatory subunit — MAKELIVSAIENGTVIDHIPTKSVFQVIKILNLENVENQILFGINLESKKYGKKGIIKVRNRFFESSDINKISLAAPKATLIVIKDFQVIEKSTVEIPDTIEGIVKCFNPNCITNVQNVDTKFKVISKDKIVLQCHYCEKNTVEKNIVFK, encoded by the coding sequence ATGGCAAAAGAATTAATTGTTTCAGCCATTGAAAATGGCACCGTAATTGACCATATTCCAACAAAAAGCGTTTTTCAGGTAATCAAAATATTGAACCTTGAGAATGTTGAGAATCAAATTTTATTCGGAATTAATCTTGAGAGTAAAAAGTACGGTAAGAAGGGCATTATCAAAGTAAGAAATAGATTTTTTGAAAGTTCAGATATTAACAAAATATCACTTGCAGCCCCTAAAGCAACTTTAATTGTGATAAAAGATTTTCAGGTAATTGAAAAGAGTACTGTTGAAATTCCTGATACAATCGAAGGGATTGTTAAATGCTTTAATCCAAATTGCATAACAAATGTACAAAATGTTGATACCAAATTTAAAGTAATATCAAAAGATAAAATCGTTCTTCAGTGCCATTATTGTGAAAAAAATACAGTAGAGAAAAATATAGTATTCAAGTAA